The following proteins are encoded in a genomic region of Ailuropoda melanoleuca isolate Jingjing chromosome 10, ASM200744v2, whole genome shotgun sequence:
- the IL20RA gene encoding interleukin-20 receptor subunit alpha isoform X1 — protein MRNILQWSPPEGLQGAEVTYTVQYFIYGQKKWLNKSECRNINRTCCDLSVETSDYEHQYYAKVKATWERNCSKWAETGRFYPFLETQIGPPRVALTTDEKSISIVLTAPEKWKRNPEDSPISMQQIYSNLKYNVSVYNTKSNRTWSQDVTNHTLVLSWLEPDTLYCVRVESFVPGPPRLAQPSDKQCVRTLKDQASALKVKIIFWYVLPVSVTVFLFSVMGYSMYRYIHVGKEKHPANLILIYGNEFDKRFFVPAEKIVLNFITLNILEDPNTSHRDVSVRGKSSEVWDLNEPIENHEPPQEDMEVKHVGYALHLMDTFCDSEESAKGTSLTQQESLGRTTPADKAVIEYEYAVRTAGVCAGPGDQELNLQEDMSLQEQFLEHQAALADLGSQTPRYSYAPQLRDLDQLLQEHVDTDKEPDGEASTTLVDWDPRTGRLCIPSFSSFEHDSDGCEQPAYKELMEEGLLSRFYEDQAPDEPSEENEAYLMKFMEEWGLYVQMQD, from the exons ATGAGGAATATTCTCCAGTGGAGTCCACCAGAGGGCCTACAAGGAGCTGAAGTTACTTATACTGTGCAGTATTTCAT ATATGGGCAAAAGAAGTGGCTGAATAAATCCGAATGCAGAAATATCAATAGGACCTGCTGTGATCTCTCTGTGGAAACTTCTGATTACGAACATCAATATTATGCTAAAGTTAAGGCCACTTGGGAAAGGAATTGCTCCAAATGGGCAGAAACTGGACGATTCTATCCATTCTTAGAAA CACAAATTGGCCCACCAAGGGTTGCTTTGACTACAGACGAGAAATCCATTTCTATTGTTCTGACGGCTCCAGAGAAGtggaaaagaaatccagaagaCAGTCCTATTTCCATGCAACAGATATACTCTAATCTGAAGTATAATGTGTCCGTATATAATACTAAATCTAACAGAACG TGGTCCCAGGATGTGACCAACCACACACTGGTGCTGAGCTGGCTGGAGCCAGACACTCTGTACTGCGTGCGCGTGGAGTCCTTCGTCCCAGGGCCTCCTCGCCTTGCTCAGCCTTCTGACAAGCAGTGTGTCCGTACTTTGAAAG ACCAAGCATCAGCATTGAAGGTTAAAATCATCTTCTGGTATGTTTTGCCCGTATCTGTTACCGTGTTTCTTTTTTCCGTGATGGGCTACTCCATGTACAGATATATCCATGTTGGCAAAGAGAAACACCCAGCAAATTTG attttgatttATGGAAATGAGTTTGACAAAAGATTCTTTGTACCTGCTGAAAAAATTGTGCTGAATTTCATCACCCTCAATATTTTGGAGGATCCTAACACTTCTCACAGGGATGTAAGTGTAAGGGGGAAAAGCAGCGAGGTATGGGACCTGAACGAGCCCATCGAGAACCACGAGCCACCTCAGGAGGACATGGAGGTGAAACACGTAGGGTATGCTTTACATTTGATGGACACTTTCTGTGACTCTGAGGAAAGCGCCAAGGGTACATCCCTAACCCAGCAAGAGTCACTGGGCAGAACAACCCCCGCAGACAAAGCTGTCATTGAATACGAATATGCTGTAAGAACTGCTGGCGTTTGTGCAGGGCCTGGAGATCAAGAGCTCAATCTGCAGGAGGACATGTCCCTCCAAGAACAATTCCTTGAGCACCAGGCAGCTTTGGCAGACCTGGGCTCCCAAACACCACGGTATTCGTATGCGCCTCAGCTGCGAGACTTGGACCAGCTGCTGCAGGAGCACGTGGACACGGACAAGGAGCCAGATGGAGAGGCATCGACCACACTGGTCGATTGGGACCCTCGGACTGGCAGGCTGTGCATACCGTCATTCTCTAGCTTTGAACATGACTCAGACGGATGTGAGCAGCCTGCGTACAAGGAGCTCATGGAGGAGGGCCTCTTGTCTAGATTCTATGAGGACCAGGCTCCAGATGAGCCATCGGAAGAAAATGAAGCCTATCTCATGAAATTTATGGAGGAATGGGGATTGTATGTGCAAATGCAGGACTAA
- the IL20RA gene encoding interleukin-20 receptor subunit alpha isoform X2, protein MRNILQWSPPEGLQGAEVTYTVQYFIRYGQKKWLNKSECRNINRTCCDLSVETSDYEHQYYAKVKATWERNCSKWAETGRFYPFLETQIGPPRVALTTDEKSISIVLTAPEKWKRNPEDSPISMQQIYSNLKYNVSVYNTKSNRTWSQDVTNHTLVLSWLEPDTLYCVRVESFVPGPPRLAQPSDKQCVRTLKDQASALKVKIIFWYVLPVSVTVFLFSVMGYSMYRYIHVGKEKHPANLILIYGNEFDKRFFVPAEKIVLNFITLNILEDPNTSHRDVSVRGKSSEVWDLNEPIENHEPPQEDMEVKHVGYALHLMDTFCDSEESAKGTSLTQQESLGRTTPADKAVIEYEYAVRTAGVCAGPGDQELNLQEDMSLQEQFLEHQAALADLGSQTPRYSYAPQLRDLDQLLQEHVDTDKEPDGEASTTLVDWDPRTGRLCIPSFSSFEHDSDGCEQPAYKELMEEGLLSRFYEDQAPDEPSEENEAYLMKFMEEWGLYVQMQD, encoded by the exons ATGAGGAATATTCTCCAGTGGAGTCCACCAGAGGGCCTACAAGGAGCTGAAGTTACTTATACTGTGCAGTATTTCAT caGATATGGGCAAAAGAAGTGGCTGAATAAATCCGAATGCAGAAATATCAATAGGACCTGCTGTGATCTCTCTGTGGAAACTTCTGATTACGAACATCAATATTATGCTAAAGTTAAGGCCACTTGGGAAAGGAATTGCTCCAAATGGGCAGAAACTGGACGATTCTATCCATTCTTAGAAA CACAAATTGGCCCACCAAGGGTTGCTTTGACTACAGACGAGAAATCCATTTCTATTGTTCTGACGGCTCCAGAGAAGtggaaaagaaatccagaagaCAGTCCTATTTCCATGCAACAGATATACTCTAATCTGAAGTATAATGTGTCCGTATATAATACTAAATCTAACAGAACG TGGTCCCAGGATGTGACCAACCACACACTGGTGCTGAGCTGGCTGGAGCCAGACACTCTGTACTGCGTGCGCGTGGAGTCCTTCGTCCCAGGGCCTCCTCGCCTTGCTCAGCCTTCTGACAAGCAGTGTGTCCGTACTTTGAAAG ACCAAGCATCAGCATTGAAGGTTAAAATCATCTTCTGGTATGTTTTGCCCGTATCTGTTACCGTGTTTCTTTTTTCCGTGATGGGCTACTCCATGTACAGATATATCCATGTTGGCAAAGAGAAACACCCAGCAAATTTG attttgatttATGGAAATGAGTTTGACAAAAGATTCTTTGTACCTGCTGAAAAAATTGTGCTGAATTTCATCACCCTCAATATTTTGGAGGATCCTAACACTTCTCACAGGGATGTAAGTGTAAGGGGGAAAAGCAGCGAGGTATGGGACCTGAACGAGCCCATCGAGAACCACGAGCCACCTCAGGAGGACATGGAGGTGAAACACGTAGGGTATGCTTTACATTTGATGGACACTTTCTGTGACTCTGAGGAAAGCGCCAAGGGTACATCCCTAACCCAGCAAGAGTCACTGGGCAGAACAACCCCCGCAGACAAAGCTGTCATTGAATACGAATATGCTGTAAGAACTGCTGGCGTTTGTGCAGGGCCTGGAGATCAAGAGCTCAATCTGCAGGAGGACATGTCCCTCCAAGAACAATTCCTTGAGCACCAGGCAGCTTTGGCAGACCTGGGCTCCCAAACACCACGGTATTCGTATGCGCCTCAGCTGCGAGACTTGGACCAGCTGCTGCAGGAGCACGTGGACACGGACAAGGAGCCAGATGGAGAGGCATCGACCACACTGGTCGATTGGGACCCTCGGACTGGCAGGCTGTGCATACCGTCATTCTCTAGCTTTGAACATGACTCAGACGGATGTGAGCAGCCTGCGTACAAGGAGCTCATGGAGGAGGGCCTCTTGTCTAGATTCTATGAGGACCAGGCTCCAGATGAGCCATCGGAAGAAAATGAAGCCTATCTCATGAAATTTATGGAGGAATGGGGATTGTATGTGCAAATGCAGGACTAA